In a genomic window of Candidatus Tectomicrobia bacterium:
- a CDS encoding PAS domain-containing protein, with translation MSETAGGPSLVVGIGASAGGLEAVEEFLRATPADTGMCFIVVMHHHPGHVSLLPDILSKRTRMRVAEARDGARLEWDTVFVGLPGMYLSLGKGVLRAKKRETEEYPRLPIDRFFRSLAETQKNRAVGVILSGTGTDGTLGIRAIKAESGMVMAQKPDTAKYAGMPKSAIGTGLADFVLPPEEMPRRLVLYAETFMRRPSGPGKGKKGPEEPRKLPSDMRRIFTLLRNRTGHDFSCYKASTLHRRIDRRMAVHQLEEMDYYIRFMQENPHEIDLLFKEMLINVTNFFRDPPAFESLYRNGLPRLFDGKPEGMDVRVWVPGCATGEEAYSLAMLLREYLEESKRRHNVQIFATDLDGDAVNAGRAGVYPEGIAADVGEERIKRFFAKQDSHYRISKEIRDMVIFADQNITRDPPFTRLDILSCRNVLIYLDADLQKRLLPLFHYALNPGGILFIGPAETVGEMEDSFEAADSRWKIFRRKPGSASARHQIDFPISLSRKKPREDGTEERPKAGNIAAAVEALLLDRYAPPCAIVSEDGKIEFIHGRTGEFLEPASGAPNFNAIEMAREGLRRDLSAALRRAAAMKKDVLRRGIGVKANGGELHLDLSVKPLDEPEAVRGLFMVSFLKAPPAPPPGGPEGKGGKARRAAEMELEEELRRTQETLKTTIEELETSNEELKSTNEELHSTNEELQSTNEELETSREELQSLNEELQTVNSELEVKVHELTQSHADMQNLLDSTGIAAVFLDEGLRIQRYTREVDKFVRLIPSDAGRPIRDLTVNLRDADLVAESAEVLRTLAMKEMEVRTHAGDRCRVRILPYRTVENVIAGVVLTFMNVEEIRETQDALAFARSIVDTVREPMLVLDGDLRVVSANQSFFRVFRGGPERAGGKLVYELAGGEWDIPDLRRLLNEILTNSAAFNDFEVEHEFPEIGRRRFLLNARRMSGGGKPLILLAFEDATGGE, from the coding sequence ATGTCCGAGACCGCCGGCGGGCCCTCCCTCGTGGTCGGCATCGGGGCCTCGGCGGGCGGGCTCGAGGCGGTCGAGGAATTCCTCCGCGCGACGCCCGCGGACACCGGGATGTGCTTCATCGTGGTGATGCACCACCACCCGGGCCACGTGAGCCTCCTGCCCGATATCCTCTCCAAGCGGACGCGAATGCGGGTGGCGGAGGCCCGGGACGGGGCCCGGCTCGAGTGGGATACGGTGTTCGTCGGCTTGCCGGGGATGTACCTCAGCCTCGGGAAGGGCGTCCTCCGCGCCAAGAAGCGCGAAACCGAGGAGTATCCCCGCCTGCCCATCGACCGCTTCTTCCGCTCCCTCGCCGAAACCCAGAAGAACCGCGCGGTGGGGGTCATCCTCTCGGGCACCGGGACGGACGGCACCCTCGGCATCCGGGCCATCAAGGCCGAGTCCGGCATGGTGATGGCCCAGAAGCCGGACACCGCCAAGTACGCCGGGATGCCCAAGAGCGCCATCGGGACGGGGCTGGCGGACTTCGTCCTGCCGCCGGAGGAGATGCCCCGGCGGCTGGTCCTTTACGCGGAAACTTTCATGCGGCGGCCGTCCGGGCCGGGCAAGGGAAAGAAAGGGCCGGAGGAGCCGAGGAAGCTGCCCTCAGACATGCGCCGGATATTCACGCTCCTCCGGAACCGCACCGGCCACGACTTCTCCTGTTACAAGGCGTCGACGCTGCACCGGCGCATCGACCGGAGGATGGCCGTCCATCAGCTAGAAGAGATGGATTACTACATCCGCTTCATGCAGGAGAATCCTCACGAGATCGACCTCCTGTTCAAGGAGATGCTCATCAACGTCACCAACTTCTTCCGCGACCCGCCGGCCTTCGAGAGTCTCTACAGGAACGGCCTGCCCCGGCTCTTCGACGGCAAGCCGGAAGGGATGGACGTGCGCGTGTGGGTGCCCGGCTGCGCCACCGGCGAGGAGGCGTATTCTCTCGCCATGCTCCTGCGCGAGTACCTGGAGGAGAGCAAGAGAAGGCACAACGTCCAGATATTCGCGACCGACCTGGACGGGGACGCCGTCAATGCCGGCCGGGCCGGCGTCTACCCCGAGGGCATCGCGGCCGACGTCGGCGAGGAGCGGATAAAGCGGTTCTTCGCCAAGCAGGACAGCCATTACCGCATCTCGAAGGAGATACGGGACATGGTCATCTTCGCCGACCAGAACATCACCAGGGACCCGCCCTTCACCCGGCTCGACATCCTCTCCTGCCGCAATGTGCTCATCTACCTCGACGCGGACCTTCAGAAGCGCCTGCTCCCATTGTTCCACTACGCCCTGAACCCGGGCGGGATCCTTTTCATCGGGCCGGCGGAGACGGTGGGCGAGATGGAGGACTCGTTCGAGGCGGCGGACTCGAGGTGGAAAATCTTCCGGCGGAAGCCGGGCTCCGCCTCCGCCCGCCACCAGATCGATTTTCCCATTTCCTTATCGAGGAAGAAGCCGCGGGAGGATGGAACGGAGGAACGGCCGAAGGCGGGAAACATCGCCGCCGCCGTGGAGGCTCTCCTGCTGGACCGCTACGCCCCTCCGTGCGCGATCGTGAGCGAGGACGGGAAGATCGAGTTCATCCACGGCCGGACCGGCGAGTTCCTGGAGCCCGCGTCGGGCGCCCCGAACTTCAACGCCATCGAAATGGCGAGAGAAGGGCTTCGCCGCGATCTGTCGGCGGCCCTCCGGCGGGCCGCCGCCATGAAAAAGGACGTCTTGCGCCGCGGCATCGGCGTCAAGGCGAACGGCGGCGAGTTGCACCTCGACCTCTCGGTGAAGCCGCTCGACGAGCCGGAGGCGGTGCGGGGCCTGTTCATGGTCAGTTTCCTGAAGGCGCCCCCGGCGCCTCCCCCCGGCGGGCCGGAGGGAAAAGGCGGGAAGGCGCGCCGGGCGGCGGAGATGGAGCTCGAGGAAGAGCTCCGGCGCACCCAGGAAACCCTGAAGACCACCATCGAGGAGCTGGAGACCTCGAACGAGGAGCTTAAGTCCACGAACGAGGAGCTGCACTCCACGAACGAGGAGCTCCAGAGCACGAACGAGGAGCTGGAGACCTCGCGGGAGGAGCTTCAGTCCCTCAACGAGGAGCTCCAGACGGTCAACTCCGAGCTGGAGGTCAAGGTCCATGAGCTGACCCAGTCCCACGCCGACATGCAGAACCTCCTGGACAGCACCGGAATCGCGGCCGTCTTCCTCGACGAGGGCCTCCGCATCCAGCGCTATACGCGGGAGGTGGACAAGTTCGTGCGCCTGATCCCCTCCGACGCCGGGCGCCCCATTAGGGACCTGACGGTCAACCTGCGGGACGCCGACCTGGTCGCCGAGAGCGCCGAGGTGCTGCGGACGCTGGCCATGAAGGAAATGGAGGTCCGAACCCACGCGGGGGACCGCTGCCGGGTCCGCATCCTCCCCTACCGCACCGTGGAGAACGTCATCGCCGGGGTGGTGCTGACCTTCATGAACGTCGAGGAGATCCGGGAGACGCAAGACGCCCTCGCCTTCGCCCGCAGCATCGTGGACACCGTGCGGGAGCCCATGCTGGTGCTCGACGGGGACCTTCGGGTCGTCTCGGCGAACCAGTCCTTCTTCCGCGTGTTCCGGGGCGGGCCGGAGCGGGCCGGGGGGAAACTCGTCTACGAGCTGGCGGGCGGGGAGTGGGACATCCCGGAT